One genomic window of Pirellulales bacterium includes the following:
- a CDS encoding response regulator: MSTATSSPPLVLLVEDEAPMRKFLRAFLSGAGYRIEEASAGEEALSIAAESPPDVVILDLGLPDMDGQEVLRKLRDWLKAPIIVLSVRNQDVQKISALDHGADDYLQKPFSTGELLARIRVALRHTAQVQTGNEAPVFESGDLKVDLAARRVFVRGEEVHLTRMEYNLLTTLVRYAGKVLTHQFLLAEVWGPTQAENTQHLRVFMAGLRRKIEADPAQPRHLLTEQGVGYRLAFE; encoded by the coding sequence ATGTCGACCGCCACCTCCTCACCGCCGCTGGTCTTGTTGGTGGAAGACGAAGCCCCCATGCGCAAATTCCTGCGAGCATTTTTGTCCGGGGCGGGTTATCGCATTGAGGAAGCCAGCGCCGGCGAGGAAGCACTGTCGATCGCAGCCGAAAGTCCGCCGGACGTGGTGATTTTGGACCTCGGCTTGCCCGATATGGATGGCCAGGAAGTGCTTCGCAAGCTGCGCGATTGGCTAAAGGCGCCCATCATCGTGCTTTCTGTGCGAAATCAGGATGTACAGAAGATTTCCGCACTGGATCACGGCGCCGACGATTACCTACAAAAGCCCTTCAGCACCGGCGAATTGCTGGCCCGCATTCGCGTGGCCTTGCGGCATACCGCCCAAGTGCAAACCGGCAACGAGGCGCCGGTGTTCGAATCGGGCGATTTGAAAGTCGATTTAGCCGCCCGCCGCGTATTTGTTCGCGGCGAGGAGGTGCATTTGACGCGCATGGAGTACAACTTGCTGACCACCCTGGTGCGATACGCGGGCAAAGTGCTGACGCATCAATTTCTCTTGGCCGAAGTGTGGGGCCCGACGCAGGCGGAAAACACGCAGCATTTGCGGGTTTTCATGGCCGGGTTGCGGCGCAAAATCGAGGCCGATCCCGCACAGCCGCGCCACTTGCTTACCGAGCAAGGCGTCGGCTATCGCCTGGCGTTTGAATAA